In Acidobacteriota bacterium, the following proteins share a genomic window:
- a CDS encoding deoxyhypusine synthase family protein — translation MMMRRQKSAKFLTNPTKPVQIDRDRSVSGILQKMEGAGFQARALADSHNLWIDMLADNATIFLGLSGALIASGMRRLISYLIKNHYVDVVVASGTNLFHDLHETLGRYHYQASAGMSNAELYEAQVGRFYDTLASEYEYREADEWVGNFANTVDHMRPYSTREFLHLLGRELSEIATEDGILTSAYKSKVPVFCPGIADSAIAVGIAASRINRKNPFQFDIIQDMVDAAQIVSRSVNTGVVLFGGGAPRNFLQQAEVTASIIKQSVRGHKYGIQIGLDLPESSVNAGRTFDEAQTWGRVAKDAKTVTVLCDPTIALPILVTSLSQTGTKALKSRRRPNFSFGKDLAVNFGS, via the coding sequence ATGATGATGAGAAGACAAAAAAGTGCAAAGTTTTTAACCAACCCCACCAAACCTGTGCAAATCGACCGTGACCGCTCGGTTTCGGGGATTCTCCAAAAAATGGAAGGCGCGGGCTTTCAGGCGCGGGCGCTTGCCGATTCACATAATCTCTGGATTGATATGCTGGCTGATAATGCCACGATTTTTCTGGGGCTTTCGGGCGCGTTGATCGCTTCGGGAATGCGACGGCTGATTTCCTACCTGATTAAAAATCATTATGTGGATGTGGTGGTCGCCAGCGGCACCAATCTCTTTCACGATTTGCATGAAACGCTTGGTCGTTATCATTACCAGGCGTCTGCCGGTATGAGCAACGCCGAACTTTACGAAGCGCAGGTCGGGCGTTTTTATGACACGCTTGCCAGCGAATATGAATATCGCGAAGCCGATGAATGGGTAGGCAATTTCGCCAATACGGTTGACCACATGCGCCCCTATTCGACCCGCGAATTTTTGCATCTGCTCGGTCGTGAGCTTTCCGAAATCGCTACCGAAGACGGCATTTTAACTTCGGCTTATAAATCGAAAGTGCCGGTGTTCTGCCCCGGCATTGCGGATTCGGCAATCGCTGTCGGCATCGCCGCTTCGCGCATCAATCGCAAAAATCCGTTTCAATTCGACATCATTCAAGACATGGTTGACGCGGCGCAAATCGTTTCGCGTTCGGTCAACACCGGCGTCGTCCTGTTTGGCGGCGGCGCGCCGAGAAACTTCTTGCAACAGGCGGAAGTCACCGCGTCGATTATCAAGCAATCGGTTCGCGGTCACAAATACGGCATTCAAATCGGACTCGATTTACCGGAATCAAGCGTCAATGCCGGACGCACATTCGATGAAGCGCAAACCTGGGGGCGCGTCGCCAAAGATGCCAAGACCGTCACCGTGCTTTGCGACCCGACGATTGCCTTGCCGATTCTCGTCACTTCGCTTTCGCAGACCGGAACCAAGGCGTTGAAATCGCGTCGTCGTCCGAATTTCAGTTTCGGCAAAGACCTGGCGGTGAATTTCGGCAGTTAA